A genomic segment from Polyangium mundeleinium encodes:
- a CDS encoding PE-PGRS family protein has translation MKTLLFAVPCAAALGFAGTGCSDEPDGSGGAGGEGGAGGSPASSSSSSSSSGSGGMGGMGGAGGAGGGCGDTMTDPANCGTCDNQCAPGQTCAGGVCTCGSTSVAFAEVQTILSASCAVGGCHSGAAPKQGLDLTSANAHAELVNVPAEQCAGETRMRVKPGAPSESYIIDKMMNVDKCAGNKMPPSIALSDAKIQVVSDWICGGAMP, from the coding sequence ATGAAGACTTTGCTTTTCGCCGTGCCTTGCGCGGCGGCTCTCGGCTTTGCGGGGACCGGGTGCTCGGACGAGCCGGACGGCTCGGGCGGCGCCGGTGGTGAAGGTGGCGCGGGCGGCTCGCCGGCGAGCAGCAGCTCGAGCAGCAGCAGCTCGGGCAGCGGCGGCATGGGCGGCATGGGCGGGGCCGGCGGCGCGGGCGGCGGCTGCGGCGATACGATGACGGATCCGGCGAACTGCGGCACCTGCGACAACCAATGCGCGCCGGGCCAGACGTGCGCGGGCGGCGTTTGCACCTGCGGATCGACGAGCGTCGCGTTCGCGGAGGTGCAGACGATCCTGTCGGCGAGCTGCGCCGTCGGCGGCTGCCATTCGGGCGCGGCGCCGAAGCAGGGGCTCGACCTGACGAGCGCGAACGCGCACGCGGAACTCGTGAACGTGCCGGCCGAGCAATGCGCGGGCGAGACGCGGATGCGCGTCAAGCCGGGCGCCCCCTCGGAGAGCTACATCATCGACAAGATGATGAACGTCGACAAATGCGCCGGAAACAAGATGCCGCCGTCCATCGCGCTTTCCGATGCCAAGATTCAGGTGGTGTCGGACTGGATCTGCGGCGGCGCGATGCCGTGA
- a CDS encoding serine/threonine-protein kinase, protein MGRGPMYCPRCLRRFEDEEHRFCPYDGTKLVATPDVSALRAKPTPETGVVLGGRYEVRGLIGRGGMARIYLALDRNTSEPVAIKMLDSLHLRAPGARARFDREAKAANALAHPNIVKVLDTGERPDGVPFLVMEYLFGETLGDWLRRETTMQLHIALPVLSHTASALGVAHRAGIVHRDVKPDNLFLVGEPGEPYNTKVLDFGLSKLEAAKAVTQAGVAVGTPEYMPPEQVVGDKSDPRSDVYALGVMMYRMLVGELPFRADDYAVLLARQLIVPPREPSDVLPSIDRATEGVILKALRKKPEDRYSTMEAFCDDLERLMGKRLGSLSAGLLSRGPDVYEPKDQLSRTAAKFFYNKLGMTPPAWK, encoded by the coding sequence ATGGGACGGGGACCGATGTATTGCCCACGTTGTCTCAGGCGTTTCGAGGATGAAGAGCACCGCTTCTGTCCGTACGACGGGACCAAGCTCGTCGCGACGCCCGACGTATCGGCGCTCCGCGCCAAGCCCACGCCCGAGACCGGCGTGGTGCTCGGAGGCCGCTACGAGGTGCGAGGGCTCATCGGTCGGGGGGGCATGGCCCGGATCTACCTGGCGCTCGATCGAAATACGAGCGAACCGGTCGCCATCAAGATGCTCGATTCGCTGCACCTCCGCGCGCCCGGCGCGCGCGCGCGTTTCGACCGGGAGGCGAAGGCGGCCAACGCGCTCGCCCATCCAAACATCGTAAAAGTCCTCGATACGGGGGAGCGGCCGGACGGCGTGCCGTTCCTCGTGATGGAGTACCTCTTCGGCGAGACGCTCGGGGATTGGCTGCGTCGCGAGACGACGATGCAGCTCCACATCGCGCTCCCGGTGCTGTCGCACACGGCCTCGGCGCTCGGGGTGGCGCACCGCGCGGGGATCGTGCATCGCGACGTGAAGCCGGACAATCTCTTTCTGGTCGGCGAGCCGGGCGAGCCCTACAACACGAAGGTGCTCGATTTTGGCTTGTCGAAGCTCGAAGCGGCCAAGGCGGTCACGCAGGCGGGGGTGGCCGTGGGGACGCCCGAATACATGCCGCCGGAGCAGGTGGTGGGGGACAAGTCGGATCCGCGGTCGGACGTGTATGCGCTCGGCGTGATGATGTATCGGATGCTGGTCGGGGAGCTGCCGTTCCGCGCGGACGATTATGCGGTCCTTCTGGCGAGGCAGCTCATCGTGCCGCCGCGCGAGCCCTCGGACGTGCTGCCGAGCATCGATCGAGCCACGGAAGGCGTGATCCTGAAGGCGCTGCGCAAGAAGCCCGAGGATCGGTATTCGACGATGGAGGCTTTTTGCGACGACCTGGAGCGGCTCATGGGCAAGCGGCTCGGGTCGCTGTCGGCAGGGCTTCTGTCGCGCGGGCCGGACGTGTACGAGCCGAAGGATCAGCTCTCGCGGACGGCGGCGAAGTTTTTCTACAACAAGCTCGGGATGACGCCGCCGGCTTGGAAGTAA